TGAGTCCAGTATTGATACTTCCATATTCGGAACATCAGCTACCAGAAGAATCCAGTGATTGTTGCTCAAATGGATTGGAAGGAAAATCCACTTCATTTGGGAGAATGccaccttaaaataaaagacaacaagaaaaaaaaagtggcaTACTGTTGAGATAACATTCATGTTTAGGTGAATTTCTTTCtatgcattcattcatttttattcataatgGTTAAACaatttagttttacttaaaggaacactactttttttgaaaatgtgttaaacagtTGAGCTTTACCgttttgaatccattcagccgatctccgggttgGCAAACTTTCAGCTTGCTATGTGGAGACTAATTCTcatggcgtaataatcaaggaactgtGTTctccatgggtgcagcaggtgcaatgatattacacagtgtctcacaaatgtctctatggttgcaaggcacgctccctgtgaaTGCAGGGGGTCACAACCATATCATTGTGCCTGCTGCactcatggtacggcagcaaagttccttgattattacgccagaatgagaaTATAGTTTCTAGCCATATCAGCCAAGAAAAttacaacttttcattttccatcaGTCTTAGTATACAATGTAACTACAAGAAAgggtcaagttttaaataggaaaaatatcaaaactctttggtcatttttgagcgagatgctaacggtctaatcagattcaatgattcaatgattcaagTGGTACCGAACTAAAAtgaactgtttaactctaggggagttggaaaatgagtctatttttaaaaaagtggaaTGTTCCTTTAAGTTTTgtaataagaaaaaataaaatgtctaaTATATAATGAATGATTCCACCAAAACAGCTCGTCTGCGTAAAATGGCACATCTTTTTACATTAAAGGgagggttcacccaaaaatgaaaattctgtcatcatatactcatagcttagcatagcttactcaccctcatgttgttccaaacacatacatttctttcttctgttgagcacaaaggaagatattttgattaaagtttgtaaccaggcaaCTTTgcggcaccattgacttccatagcaggaaaaaaaaaactactatggaagtcaatggtgccccaaaactgttcagtttaacacattccttaaaatatcttcctttgtgttcaaaagaacaaagaaatttatacaggtttcaTACAACAACAGGCTGaattaatgatgacaattttcatttttgggtgaactaaccctttaatgtaaaaaGATGTGCCATTTTACAAAGACGAGCTGTTTTGGtggaatcattcattcatataatcGTACAATATACCTTCATATAATATACCTTCATATAATATACCTCAATAATCATATAACTCAAActcgttgtgctcctcaaaccattgctgatccatttttgctttgtgtcaggagcattatcctgctgaaagaggccacagcctccagggaataccatttccttaaaagggtgtacatggtctcaacaatgcttaggtaggtggtacgtgtcaaagtaacatccacatggatggcaggacccaaggtttcccagcagaacattgcccaaagcatcacactgcctccaccgacttcttcccatagtgcattcTGGTGCCATgagttccccaggtaagtgacgcacactcacccggccatccatgtgatgtaaaagaaaacattcttccattgctccatggtccagttctgatgctcacgtgtccactgttggctcttccGGTGGtagacaggggtcagcatgcagctatgcagccccatactcaacaaactgatgcactgtgtattctgacacctttctatcagaaccagcattaacttcttgagcaatttgaactacagtagctcatctgttggatcagaccacacgggccagccttcactccGCACGTGCATCAACGAGCCTTTGTGACGAGGATattttggatatttttcttacacagaCATATTTCTTAGTTtctgaaggcctttattaaccccccagatctgtgtggagtacatttatggtggatggatgcactttcttgagcctCAAAGTCAAACTTGTTaatcccattcactgccattataaagcttggatgcgtcaggatatttattaatacaactccgactgtgttcatcagaaagaagaaagtcatatacacctaggatggtttgagggtaagtaaagcttgagataattttttattttaaagtgttcaAACCTATGAGATTTTTCTTCTGTTGAGCTAAACGGAGGAtaatttgaagaatgtttgtaactgctgatggtagccattgacatccatagtagaaatcaatggctaccgtcagcagttacaaacattcttcaaaatatcttcttttgtgttcatcagaagaaagaaactcatacaggttgaGTACTGACAATTTTGTTTTgagtgaattatccctttaaacacAGTAACATATAAATATTGTAGGAGTTACATTAGTCATAATCACCTTTTTAAACATCCAGTCATCAAATTGGTCACGTTCCCAAAGCAGAGGCATGTATGTAGAAATATTGAAACAGAAGTTTCCAGTGTTGGCCTCTGTGTTGTTTTCGAGTGTCAACGTGTCCAAGTATGCATTTATCACCTGTGACAAACAGTAAAGAAATTTAGTTTTGAAGACTTTATCAACCCTATTCTTCCCTTTTAACCTATCTTAATACCTAATTCTACCTTATCATTTAACCAGTGAGGATGTTTCAGAGATTTAAAATCCCTGCTCTCTAACATCTGTCCACAGACAGACAACCTAACTCCACTTTCTACCTCAGCAATGTCATACTTGATCAGCTCTGCCAGAAGTGTCTCAGCCTCTGTCAAATAATACCATATTTTAAATTTCACATTGCAATAACACCTTAAATTATTGCCATTACTGTAGTTGCAGTATAATCAATGTATAACTTGAACATACTAATCAATGTATAACTTGAACATACTACTCACCTGGCAAACCTATTGTAGTGCAGTCTGTAAGCAAGTTCTCTTTCGAAGAACCAGACTGGTTCCCTGTGTCACCTACAACATAAAAAATTTGCATTGAATGGTGACTTAACATGGATGCAGAAAGCATTCCTTCCCTTAGTCACCTTACCACTGATTCTTTTCTCAATTCTCCTTTTTTTGGCTTTCacctttccttttcttttctgtGGTGGAAGTACACGAAGTTTCAGTTTTATGTCATCTTGGTTACTTAGAAGTGGTAGTAAGTCTTCTTTTGGGACAGAGCATTTCATCTTTCCTGCAAGTTCATGAATGACTGCAGTTGCATTACGTAACAACTCATGATCCATGCATATGTATGATAGATCCTGGAGAATTTTTAATTTCTCTCTAAGGGCACACTGTGCAGTGGAAACTTCATTTGCCTCCATGTCTGTCTTCAAGCACTGAATGTCACAACAGTCTATGGCAACAGGATGTACAGTATTTTCCTTACATGTTGGCGCGCTGCCCACAAAGCTATTGGTGCAGACAGTAGTGTCCTTGTCAATCACTTCCTTCACCTCCAAATGTTTTTGACTTGACACAACATCCGAGTCAAGAGTGACATAAGGACTGCTGATGTAATCTGGGCACAATGAGTACCATGAGTTGTCAGTGTGTttgaaaacagcaaaaaaatgcTTGCAGGGTAAAAAAGTGGAATTAAAAGATCTGCATTCACATGACGGAAAACAGTCTTTGTCTCCGAGATCCACTGTGTACCATTCACATGAGTGCTCACTCTGGACTTTATAAAGCCCCTTTCTCTGCTCTTGAACCTGTTGGGAGGTACAGTAACAAGCTGCCTCTAGGTTTTTCAGGCAATGTTGCACAAAAGATCTTGGACGGTCCCAGAGGAACTCAGGAACATCACCACTGTATACTCTGTGTTGACTGCTGTACATGTAATTAAGTTTAGCATATGAGAGGAGCTGCTCTGGGATGAATTCAGTAACAATCATTTCAACCAAAGATGATACTGTTTTAGTACCCGAAATCTTCAGGTAAAAGCTCTTCAAGGAGTTGTTCATTGCTTCAATGCCATTGTTTGTGGTTACAGATACATTAAATCCATGAGGGGAGAATCCTCTGCACCACctctggggaaaaaaataaaataaaataataatcttttaaatCTAGTTACAAGTAACAAGCAAAAAAAAGCCTTTCTGATCTCCCTTTACACTACATAAAAAATACCTTTACTGTCATTGTACATAAAAGCACTACAATTAATTATAATTCCCACTGTGACACAATGCACAGacatcaaaaaaaaatattctcaagGTGACACTGTTGTAACCCCTACCTCTTTAATATTGAGCCACCTTTTCTCAACATAGTTTCGAACAGCTGTGTTACTCTTATACAAGACACTGTCCCTGAGCTTACTTATCGCTGCCTCACATGTTTCTCCATCATGTGCAGATGCTACACTACGAAGGAGGCCAAGAAGTTCACTGCGATCCTGATCAGAGAGTTGGTTCTTGCCTGCAACAGGtacattaaaatgttacaaCTATTACTGTTTAATACACACATAATTTGTAGCGTTGTCCAGTTAAATAAATTAACGTGAATGTTTCCACATGATATCAGTACTTTTCTATTACACACATTTCTTTGTAGGAAAAGTTCTTCATCGTATAACAgctaaaattatatgaaaaaaaaaaccaaatgacaaatatatttgttcatttaaaaaaagtaatactaatatattatatatatacagtacagtccaaaagtttggaaccactaagatttttaatgtttttaaaagaagtttcgtctgttcaccaaggctacatttatttaattaaaaatacagtaaaaacagtaatattgtgaaatattattacaatttaaaataactgtatactatttaaatatatttgacaaagtaatttattcctgtgatcaaagctgaattttcagcatcattactccagtcttcagtgtcacatgatccttcagaaatcattctaatatgctgatctgctgctcaagatttcagataaacactgttcttttgaaatttctattcatcaaataatcctgaaaaaaaatattgtacacaaatattttgtacaattgtacacattaaatgtttcttgagcagcagatcatcatatcagaatgatttctgaaggatcatgtgacactgaagactggagtaatgatgctgaaaattcagctttgccatcacaggaataaattactttgtgaaatatattcaaatagaaaacagttattttaaattgtaataatatttcacaatattactgtttttactgtatttttaattaaataaatgtagccttggtgagcagacgaaacttcttttaagaacattaaaaatcttagtggttccaaacttttgtatgtatatatgtatgtatatatgtatgtgtatatatatatatatatatatatatatatatatatatatatatatatatatataatttcacttagtattttgtttaatattaattactgcaatgtaaattaaaaaactAATTTTGTGTGGGGCAAATTATATGCTATATACTTAATGTAGACACATTTGAAATGAGTTGAGATTTGATTTCTGAATTATTTCAGTGCCCAAATAGTGAACTTTGCACTTAGcagcacagaaaacaaaattactGAATTTGAAAATGTCCTCAAAAATGAGCAACATGTCTGTGACTGTTATCAACACCCCAAAATTAGGGTTACAATTGTTGGTGCCTCAGTTAACTGAGTTATGATATACTGatttgaaaaaaagtatatatatatatatatatatatatatatatatatatatatatatatatatatagggctaGACATtcgaaagagagaaagagaaaaagaaaagagaaagagtATTCTTACTTTCTCTTGTCCAGCGAATCCAGGCTTGCTCTCGATGGAAAGAACACAGGTATTTTTGAGCATGTGGGAAAACCAATTGAAGTGCCTGGTATTCTTGTTCACAATAATCAGTCATGAAATATTTTGGATTCCAGGCAtcattccatttttttattaaagacaAGGCCTCAGAGATCGCCATGGTGGATTCATTTTCACAGATGAACTCTGCAACAGGTTTGTAGCCAACATTTGTCCTGACAACAACTAGAAAAAGTGGCAAGGCATATTTTGTCGTTCGGTATGTGGCGTCCAGGAGAACCATGTCTCCATACCGTTTCAGAAGTCTCTGCTGTTCTTGGGACTGATgcacaaataaaaatgtgttctgaATGGACTCCTTTTCTTCCCTTTTCACACAATCAACATCTTGCGATACTTTATTGTCCATGATTTGGGCTTCTGAGCAttttctgaaataaaaatgtgcacTAGGGTCGTCATCTTTCCATTTCTTGAGCTTTTCTTCCAAATTAAGCTGATCAAGACCAGAGTACCTTCCTGCGACTAAAGACAAATGCACATGATTTTGAATAGTATGGCTAGATGGAAAGTAGCActgatcatgtgactttgggAGGACACAATCGGAAGCGGAGAGTTCAGTGTTCACAAATTGCCGAAGCACTTTTTTAAGGAAAGGCACAGAAGTAATGCCTAATGACACATACTCTTGAATTTTCTTCTTCACAAGAGGGTGGATATTTCTTGTGTATGCACTTTCTGCCGAAATCTTGTGGTGTTGGTGAGCTGTCTCAAGTGGCAAGTTGATGTGAATAATTTCAGATGACTCTGCTTCAtttttctgtagagctgctttcaGAGTGTCCATAATCATTTGTTTCCTCACTTTAGAAGCTCCTTTTTCAATGCTGAATTTGTcaaatctggaaaaaaaaagattttttttttttgtaagaaaaactACAATCCCAGGCTTCCGGCAACGGCCAAACGCAAGTTTGAGTTTGGCCGAAGAGTGACCTCAGACCCGACGTATGATGTAGGATGTAAGAGTAGCATAGGCTTAGGTGAGAGTAGTGCACCATGTATAATCGTatgtcttttaattttttatttgttaatatagTTTTAACTTATTATAAAAACCCTATTCAAGTCAACTTcacttttatgttgtttttttttgtcagatacCATCTTTGATGAACATGTCGAAAATTAGTGCGCAAACAGTAGCTCGGGTAGGTAAAAAAAACACGAGGAGAAGCATCAGAATAATACACCAGCAATCACAGACTATCGCATTCAGATTTCTCAGGACATCCAtcgagtttgctaaaaaacggTAGTTCATTTGCCCTGAAATTTATACTGAGGTTGTGTGAGAAAAACACTGCTaaggaaacaaaacaaaatgctgatGAACAACAATGCCATTTTGCCTTGCCTTTAAACAACATATCTCTGACTATCGACACACAAAACTATCATCTATCGGCACATATTAAACcaattaaacttttgttgactaagcctcttcttGTTGACTAACCTTTGGTTGACCcctaaataaatttgaattcaaTGTATTTCTCTTCAAGTTTATACATTAAACCTATCAGTGGGTAAAGAAACATGCTGTTAACTTAATACAGAAtaagtatttttgtgttttaaaatatttctagagtaatgcaattaggctattcaaatattaaaggttttttttcaaCCTTATTGTACAGATGCAATGTTGCTTACCTTCTAATGTACCTAATAAAAAGCTTGGCTGTGCAGCCAACTTTTTTGGTTGTTTGAATGTACATTCTCTTTCTTTTGCCAGAATATATATGTTCATCTTCTGAAAAGAGCTGAAATGTATGCAAAAGTATTAATAGAAAAGTATGCTTTGGTAAATTGTGCATTATAGTTTACCTATGAAACAAAAGAAATCCCCTAAATCTTACCTCCTGAGTTTTGCAATTCTTTCGCGGATTGCCATGCTGACAGCAATGAATTATTCTGTTTGTGACAGAAAGTGGTACATCCTCTGACAAATCTTCCACCTGCCAAACCAGACGATGTGgccctttttctttctttcttttatcatCAGACCTACAATGAAAAGACaagaaattataataataatcttcAGTTCTATAAAAGCAACCAAAACATCTCTTATTGTCATTCTTACCAAACAATGAAAGATGTCAGTGTTTCTCTCTTGTGGCATTCTAGTACAGTGCTGAGGTCAGATTTATTGGTGACGAAACCAGACACTGTGTTTTCTGTGATGTTCAGCACTTTAAAACAATCAGGGAGCCATTCTGTTCCAAAAAATTTAGGAAGATGGTCTGTAAGGAAGGACTAAGGGAGAACATTGTGCATTTGAATAGACTTTTGAACTTTAAATATTATAAGCTTACCTAGAGTATTTCTGGTCTGGTCTGCCTCTGCCATTATGCACAGGAAACAGAGGacctaaaaaaatgtatgaaatgaaatgtgaaaACAGATTCTTCTTATATCATATATTGTATGTGCACTTCAATGCGTGATGTCTCAGTCTAGATGCTTGGTGTCTCAGTCTAGATGCTTGGTGTCTCAGTCTAGATGCTTGGTGTCTCAGTCTAGATGCTTGGTGTCTCAGGTTAGATGCTTGGTGTCTCAGTCTAGATGCTTGGTGTCTCAGGTTAGATGCTTGGTGTCTCAGGTTAGATGCTTGGTGTCTCAGGTTAGATGCTTGGTGTCTCAGTCTAGATGCTTGGTGTCTCAGGTTAGATGCTTGGTGTCTCAGTCTAGATGCTTGGTGTCTCAGGTTAGATGCTTGGTGTCTCAGGTTAGATGCTTGGTGTCTCAGGTTAGATGCTTGGTGTCTCAGTCTAGATGCTTGGTGTCTCAGGTTAGATGCTTGGTGTCTCAGTCTAGATGCTTGGTGTCTCAGTCTAGATGCTTGGTGTCTCAGTCTAGATGCTTGGTGTCTCAGTCTAGATGCTTGGTGTCTCAGGTTAGATGCTTGGTGTCTCAGTCTAGATGCTTGGTGTCTCAGGTTAGATGCTTGGTGTCTCAGGTTAGATGCTTGGTGTCTCAGGTTAGATGCTTGGTGTCTCAGTCTAGATGCTTGGTGTCTCAGGTTAGATGCTTGGTGTCTCAGTCTAGATGCTTGGTGTCTCAGGTTAGATGCTTGGTGTCTCAGGTTAGATGTTttctaatatattattattattttttttttttattattattatttattattattattatagcctttataaatttgaattattgaAAACTCGGTTGAAGTGCATATACAATATGATATAAGAATAATCTGTTTTCAcattaatagatttttttttaatttttttaggtcCTGTTTCCTGTGCATAATGGCAGAGGCAGACCAGACCAGAAATACTATATGTgtatatcatatatcatatcatatcatataataTCATATTAGAGTATTATatcttataatatataatttgaaGTTCAAAAGTCTATTCAAATGCACAATGTTCTCCCCTAGTCTTTCCTTACAGACCATCTTCCTAAGTCTTCTGGCACAGAATGGCTCCCTGATTGTTTTAAAGTGCTGAACATCTAAAAAACAGTGTCTGGCTTCGTCACCAATAAATCTGACCTCATCACTGAACTAGAATGCCACAAGAGAGAAACACTGACTTCTTTCATCAACCTGAGACACCAAGCATTTGGACTGAGACACCAAGCATCTAACCTGAGACACCAAGCATTTGGACTGAGACACCAAGCATCTAGACTGAGACACCAAGCATCTGAGACACCAAGCAGACTGAGACACCAAGCATTTGGACTGAGACACCAAGCATTTGGACTGAGACACCAAGCATTTGGACTGAGACACCAAGCATCTAACCTGAGACACCAAGCATTTGGACTGAGACACCAAGCATTTGGACTGAGACACCAAGCATGAGACTAACATTTGGACTGACACCAGCAACATATAAAACATTACACCAATATGTAATAAGCATCAGTTAAAATGAGTAGTTAAAACACTGACACTTAACATATAATCGCTGAAACACCAAACACCAGTGTTTGAATCCTGTGAGCATTTAGGACGTTCACTCGACAAATTAACTGTAATTATTTAAGACATTTGAccatgtttggaaaaaaaaaagaatattaaaCACCTTTAAAATAACCTGGACGTTTTTTTCTCTGAGTTTTTCTTTTACTGTCATGGTTTTTCGCGGTCTTCCGGGAGCATGTAAACGGCGCATGCTCCTTGACCTTGCCAAGCACGCCCTCGTGCTGTCTAACCTGAGACATCACTCGCGTGCAGCAGTCCCGtttggattggctgtctttcaggtgacgtcttctcgggaaagcccttcgTGGGTGCGCGGAAGCTTTAAAGTTGTTGCGCGCAAGTTTTCTTctttggagactttggtcagatgtTTACagagtgttttggagtctggatgtgacggctacgaatgatcagcggcgcacTTGTAGTTGAAGTCGGGTGTTAGATGGAAAAAGCCCCGGTCAAGGATGTTCTCAATGACCCAACTTTTCCGCCGTGGTAACGTTTCGGTACCGGGTTTACTCCACCTTGACTTTGACCGATTTCTGACTGATTTCTTTTCTTCCAGCTTCTGACATTAGCTTGTCGGAACGTTAAGGGAATCCTCCAATGAgccgttgctacggagattgaCGCCTCGTCATTGTCTATTTAACGTGATATGCAGAAATCTGTTTGATTAACAACTTtatgtttcttaatattttcctgataccgaatttcaatgtttcacaCCAAACAGAGAATTATACTGTATTTAGAGAcagacacacttcttacacacatattactagactgacctaattaaaaacaatgtttaagAGAAAGAATCCTGTGAGCAAGGGTATTTCCCATAATTAGGCCTATTTCGTCCACAGGGtgcaattttattaaaaacgaATTAAATCTAATAAATTTTAGCACCACTAAAGTATAAACAATGAATTTGACCGTTCAAGAATATTAAACAAACCTTTAAAATAACCTATCGACGTTTTTTTCTATGGAGCTgtttttcttttactgtctatggttttTCGCGGTCTTCCGGGAATGATTTTAAACGGCGCATGCTCCTTGATTTTGCGAACAAGCCACGCCCTCGTGCTGTCGTCAGACTCGAAACCCCAAGTATCTGCGACTCGCGTACAGCGGATCTGTGTTTTGGTGTTGTCCGccattggctgtctttcagagTTTTCACATGTCAAGCCAGTTTTCTTCTTTATGTCAAACAGAGTGTTTTGGATTGGATGACGGCTGACGAATATCAGCGGCGCAGCTTGTAGTTGAACGggtgttagatggaaaatcagccccggtcaaggAATCAAaatgcgacttttccgccgtggtcaaaagCGGTGCTATGCACCGGGTTTCAATGACCTTGATTACCGATTTCTGACTGATTTCTTTTCTTACCTGATTACTTGTTCGGACAGCAATAAACTACATGCACAGATTCCAAGCAGCCGTTGCTACGGATATGcattttgtactttattttgctCGTCATTTCTATTGATACCTGTCTCATGGTTTAGCCGTGCAGAACATTACCAAACGCTCTGCataaaagtttcttaatattttccaaAAGTTTATTTGGTAccaatttcaatgtttcattcacacagaatacagagaattataaactctgtatttagagctcaaaacatgacacacttcttacacacatattactagactgacctaattaaaaacaatgattatAAGAGAAAGAAGATGCATACAGGAATATGTCCAGGGAAAATTTCCCGCCTATTTCTGTCCACAGGGtgcaattttattaaaaacgaATTAAATCTAATAAATTTTAGCACCACTAATTgtataaacaaaaacaagccTAGCATGTTTTTTATGGCTGCTCTTACTaatgattttaacacattttattggTGTTTTGTGGTCATTACCATTATGTGTTGTCCGCCACCAGAGTTTTCACATGTCAAGCCTGTCAAACATTATTTatcacaaataataaataaaaattaaacatttttggattatttttacCTGAACTAATAAACTAATGCACagattttaatgcattttgtactttattttgctTCATTTCTACCTGTACATTACATGTAGCCGTCATTACCAACACGCTCTGCTAAAGGCACTTTCCTACTTTTTTTCATCAAAAGTTTATTTGGTAGCCACTTGCAACCTAATTTCACAGTGGAGCAATGGTCATCATGCAAGACTTTCTTGATGCTAATAAGGTAAATAGTTTCTTTATTCTTTGTGTTGGGCATGTACACTTTTTATGCGTCATTACCAAAagtgtatttctgtatttttaccatttttggattatttttatcACTTTAATAGTTTAAATGGTGTACATTACAGCTAGCTCACTTTAAGTCATCACCTAATAAGGCTAgtttttttacaaaacattaGCACAGTCATTAGCTTGCACATTACAGCTTGTGCTGGTAATGACAGGTTGTGGTGGTGATGACTGCAGATACATTAAACATACTGTTCTttaaagaaattgttgaatatgttatcttaaattaattaatatttaccaATTAAAAGTcactatattttaaattaagtaatgcatttgtttttagaATACTAAACTAATTCATTATAATTGTTGTGTTTAGGTGTGAAATGGCTCCAAAACCAGCTGCCCAAAGGTCCAAATCTTACAGAAAACATCTGAAAGATGATCCTGAGAAATATGCAGAGTGAGAAAGAGATATCGTAGAAGATAAACTTTGAAATCCATTTCCCTATTGAGCATGCAAGAACacagacatgaaaaaaaaaagcaatggaAAGTTAATCAACAAAGGAAGAGAGCTAAGGAcagagaaaaaagagaaatagaaAATTATCTTTCAATGAGTAATTGTTACGGGTGCTGTTGCAGGAGAGATGAGGCGAGAACGGATATCCACAAATGATGGGTTTTATTAGCAATCCAGGAATAGAACATAGCATGACACATGTAACACAACATTaagaacggacagggagtgaaaggagtgagtccattatataggcagtgctgatgagggagtccaggtgcaggtgatgagtgctgatggggagatgacgagggaagtgagtgcaggtgtggagacaagAGGATGATGGtaaatggagtccgggagacacaggaactgtgacagtacctccccctcccggtaggagCATCCTCGTGCCGTAGATGTAACAAccagggagggggggtgggcgtCCTGGAGACCTCACGCCGGAGCAGGGAGAGGAACGGACATGACCGGAGGTCTCCAGGACGAGTCCATGGATCCAAGCCGCCATGGATCCTGGCCGtgggctgccatggcgggtcaggggccttGGAAACCCCGCCCACATTCTCCCCACCCACGGGTATtagcccccccaaaaaaatcattaagGTCGCTGAGGAGAAACTTAAGGAGTCGGAGGAATAGAGTGGGCTCGTGGGCAGCTGGAGATACTGgcgcggcggctggagcagagggctcgacAAGGGCTGGAGCTACTGGCTCAGCGGCTTGAAGAGGGGTCCAGTCCATCCCCTCATACACAATAAGAAGCCCCACTGGTACTGAAGtgggctcggcggagactggagaaactgGCTCGGCAGAGACTGGAGAAACTGGCTCGGAGAGGGCTGGAGCAGGT
Above is a window of Megalobrama amblycephala isolate DHTTF-2021 linkage group LG11, ASM1881202v1, whole genome shotgun sequence DNA encoding:
- the LOC125278667 gene encoding uncharacterized protein LOC125278667 isoform X4, with translation MAEADQTRNTLEWLPDCFKVLNITENTVSGFVTNKSDLSTVLECHKRETLTSFIVWSDDKRKKEKGPHRLVWQVEDLSEDVPLSVTNRIIHCCQHGNPRKNCKTQELFSEDEHIYSGKRKRMYIQTTKKVGCTAKLFIRYIRRFDKFSIEKGASKVRKQMIMDTLKAALQKNEAESSEIIHINLPLETAHQHHKISAESAYTRNIHPLVKKKIQEYVSLGITSVPFLKKVLRQFVNTELSASDCVLPKSHDQCYFPSSHTIQNHVHLSLVAGRYSGLDQLNLEEKLKKWKDDDPSAHFYFRKCSEAQIMDNKVSQDVDCVKREEKESIQNTFLFVHQSQEQQRLLKRYGDMVLLDATYRTTKYALPLFLVVVRTNVGYKPVAEFICENESTMAISEALSLIKKWNDAWNPKYFMTDYCEQEYQALQLVFPHAQKYLCSFHREQAWIRWTRESKNQLSDQDRSELLGLLRSVASAHDGETCEAAISKLRDSVLYKSNTAVRNYVEKRWLNIKERWCRGFSPHGFNVSVTTNNGIEAMNNSLKSFYLKISGTKTVSSLVEMIVTEFIPEQLLSYAKLNYMYSSQHRVYSGDVPEFLWDRPRSFVQHCLKNLEAACYCTSQQVQEQRKGLYKVQSEHSCEWYTVDLGDKDCFPSCECRSFNSTFLPCKHFFAVFKHTDNSWYSLCPDYISSPYVTLDSDVVSSQKHLEVKEVIDKDTTVCTNSFVGSAPTCKENTVHPVAIDCCDIQCLKTDMEANEVSTAQCALREKLKILQDLSYICMDHELLRNATAVIHELAGKMKCSVPKEDLLPLLSNQDDIKLKLRVLPPQKRKGKVKAKKRRIEKRISGDTGNQSGSSKENLLTDCTTIGLPGDKCILGHVDTRKQHRGQHWKLLFQYFYIHASALGT
- the LOC125278667 gene encoding uncharacterized protein LOC125278667 isoform X3: MAEADQTRNTLEWLPDCFKVLNITENTVSGFVTNKSDLSTVLECHKRETLTSFIVWSDDKRKKEKGPHRLVWQVEDLSEDVPLSVTNRIIHCCQHGNPRKNCKTQELFSEDEHIYSGKRKRMYIQTTKKVGCTAKLFIRYIRRFDKFSIEKGASKVRKQMIMDTLKAALQKNEAESSEIIHINLPLETAHQHHKISAESAYTRNIHPLVKKKIQEYVSLGITSVPFLKKVLRQFVNTELSASDCVLPKSHDQCYFPSSHTIQNHVHLSLVAGRYSGLDQLNLEEKLKKWKDDDPSAHFYFRKCSEAQIMDNKVSQDVDCVKREEKESIQNTFLFVHQSQEQQRLLKRYGDMVLLDATYRTTKYALPLFLVVVRTNVGYKPVAEFICENESTMAISEALSLIKKWNDAWNPKYFMTDYCEQEYQALQLVFPHAQKYLCSFHREQAWIRWTRESKNQLSDQDRSELLGLLRSVASAHDGETCEAAISKLRDSVLYKSNTAVRNYVEKRWLNIKERWCRGFSPHGFNVSVTTNNGIEAMNNSLKSFYLKISGTKTVSSLVEMIVTEFIPEQLLSYAKLNYMYSSQHRVYSGDVPEFLWDRPRSFVQHCLKNLEAACYCTSQQVQEQRKGLYKVQSEHSCEWYTVDLGDKDCFPSCECRSFNSTFLPCKHFFAVFKHTDNSWYSLCPDYISSPYVTLDSDVVSSQKHLEVKEVIDKDTTVCTNSFVGSAPTCKENTVHPVAIDCCDIQCLKTDMEANEVSTAQCALREKLKILQDLSYICMDHELLRNATAVIHELAGKMKCSVPKEDLLPLLSNQDDIKLKLRVLPPQKRKGKVKAKKRRIEKRISGDTGNQSGSSKENLLTDCTTIGLPEAETLLAELIKYDIAEVESGVRLSVCGQMLESRDFKSLKHPHWLNDKVINAYLDTLTLENNTEANTGNFCFNISTYMPLLWERDQFDDWMFKKVYMTFFFLMNTVGVVLINILTHPSFIMAVNGINKFDFEAQESASIHHKCTPHRSGGLIKAFRN